TTTGCTTTTCATTTAGAAACAGGCATTTGTAAGGATCTTATCAACGCCATGTATTTGAAATCCTATATCTCAAACTGCTAAATTAGCAAAATTCGGTGATGTCATAGTATGAACTAAAGTTCGTGTTTTTACATCAGACCTTCATTTCTTTTGGTGCATTGAGAATTTGAAATAGCATGGCATTATCACTTGTGACCTGATGTATTTCGATCTGTTCCAAAACCGATGGCAGGTTCGTCCTAGTGAGCGATGAGCCTTCATTCAGTTCCAAGAAGTTGCAGGCGCTGGGCTGGAGATCCAAGACCCTGGAGGAGACCCTCAAGGACAGCGTTGAGTCCTTCAAGAAGGCAGGCGTCCTGGATTGACCAACCAAACGGTGCCCTTCATCACATTTTGAAAAATCAAAGTGTGTTGTTCGTTTAATAGGCGGCAACAAGTATATGCACGACTTTCTATGAAGAAGACATGCTATGGTTTGAAACTTTGAATGTCAAGAATTGAGATATGATCGCATCACAAATACAATTTGTGAATTAGGCTGAGAGAAGTTTGATGATGATCGGAGTCGGTAGATAAGGCTGGATACTGTTGGCCGCCCATCCGGTTCGTTAACTACTCTAAACACTGCGATAAAACACTGCGATAAGGATATAAACGGCTCGCATACGGTCGGATATCTATGGACACGAATACAGGTAGGTATTTTTTTTCGAAATCGAATCGGGTATGGATAGCGTGGAAATGCGGACACCACCGTGTGCATTGTTGCCGCCAAAGTGCTGTGCGCATAGGATCCGCTCCAGTTCTCTACCCAAAGTGCAAGACGTCAACACTAGCGCCTCATTGTCAACTGCCACAATTTGCACGAGCTCAATATCCTCCAATCACCCGTGTTTATTAACTCGAGATCTTCTGGAGAGATCCGAATCAGTCTACGGCGGCAAAGACTAGGCCATCGTCGTGGTACCGTACCAATGGAGGAAGGCGCCGCGGGGAggacgaggacggcggcggtgtgcgtgACCGGCGCGGGGGGATTCGTGGGCTCCTGGCTCGTCCagcgcctcctcgccggcggccgGTACATGGTCCATGGCACCGTCCGCGATCCCGGTAACTTCTTGATCCATATGCAGCTCAGCTGCTCAATAGAATTTGAAGCCTGGAGGAGTGCATGTGACGAATCGCGATCCGTGCGCAGGCGGCGCCAAGAACGCGCACctggcggcgctgggcggcgcCGCGGAGCGGCTGCGGCTGTTCAGGGCCGACGTGCTGGACTACGGCGCCGTGGCGGCGGCCGTCGCCGGCTGCGACGGCGTCTTCCACGTCGCCTCCCCGGTCCCCTCCCACGCCATCGCTGACCCCGAGGCACGGGCACCTCACGTCACCCTTCCTTTCCTCGGCGTCGCCATGCCTTCGTTCATCAATCTTCACCCGACACCAACGACTTGCTCTGCTGCAGGTCGAGCTGCTCGCTCCCGCCGTGACGGGCACCGCGAACGTCCTCAAGGCGTGCTCCGAGGCCAAGGTCAGGAGGGTCGTCGTGGTGTCGTCGCTCTCGGCCGTGATGGTGAACCCTGCCTGGCCGCAGAGCCAGGTCATGGACGAAGCCTGCTGGTCTGACGTCGAGTTCTGCAGATCCACTCAGGTgactccaaaaaaaaaaagcttcGCACCCTGTTCCCCTCAAGCAAATTCGATGATGAGAAATGCCACCAGCGTTTCTCTGAAATGTAGGACCAATTTTGTCCCTGACATGTAGGCCAGTGCAGGCGCCAATTAGATTCGTGTTGATCTTAACCCTCTCCCTCTCGACAAAGTACAGACAAATCGCACAAAAAAGCCATGTCCCCATTGCTGTCGAGCAACAGAAGGCGACATGGTTGGTAACTCAGGCTGGACCTTGGTAGCTGGTAGCGACGCTGTCAGAGTAGCATTTTCTCCAGCTTTGCAAACCTAATCATGAGAAAATTCCAACTTTGATTTCTGTCTCCAACCTTCACTCTGCCAGAACTGGTATTGCCTGTCCAAGACACTGTCAGAGCTCGAGGCGTTCGACCACGCCGAGAGGTCCGGGCTGGACGTGGTGTCACTCTGCCCGTCCCTGGTGATCGGCCCCCTGCTGCAACCTACACTGAACGCGAGCAGCTCCGTCATCGTCGATTGCTTGAAAGGTAGCTCGAGCTCTTGCCTCACTCGCTTTCCTCCTGTGCTCCGATCAGAACTGAAGAAGCCTGGACTGAAACCTCTCTCTGCAGGGGATCGCGAGGTGAAGCTGAAGCTAAGGAACTTCGTGGACGTCCGCGACGTCGCCGACGCTCTGCTCCTGGTGTACGAGACTCCGGAGGCGTCGGGGAGGTACATCTGCGATGCGTACGCAAGTCAGATGTCCGACGTCGTGGAGATGCTGAAGAGCTGGTATCCGACTTACAAGAATGCCACCAAGTAAGCCTGCTCTTACTGAGTTACTGAACATTTACTTGCTGTGTCATGTATGCTTGTACTGGTAGATCAGGTTATCAGTGCCTGAAACTTGAATTGAAGCTGCATCTTGATCCAAACCAAATTGCAGATTCGTGCGAGTGAGCGACGAGCCTTTGTTCAGCTCCAAGAAGCTGGAGGCGCTGGGCTGGAAATTCAGGCCGTTTGAGGAGACCCTCAGGGACAGCGTCGAGTCCTTCAGGGCGGCAGGTGTCCTGGATTGAACAAACAGCGCCCAGTCCTGTACGCGTATTAGCTTCAtcaaagttgtttgtgcttctGCATCCTTTGACTTGAGAATTGGAATGGGGGAAATGTATAAAAATCAAAGGGACAAAGTTTGTCGGTGTAATGTGGCGCTACAGTTACTCACAATGCTCTTAGTTTCAGAGTTTATAAAAACTCGGCCGGGTGGGCTATGATGGCCCCAACTATTTTTCACTAAGAGAAAGCAACCAGCTCGTCGGTTGAGAAAATCTCCTGAACCCTGGCCGCGCTTGCGAGGAGAATTTTTTTTATCCTTAGCCTAAAATTCACTCTCACGAGGAGTTGAACTCAGGGACCTGAGAAGTCGCAGTTTCAGAATTTATAATACTTATTACTTTTAGTACTGATGAAAATGCATGGTTTGAATATCGAGAATAGAACTTTTTTAGACGAATCGGGACTAAAACTTAAAACTCATGTTTGCCGAGTGGAGATGTAACTGTCAACTCGGCAGTACACTAGTACTAGGCTCGACTCTGTTTTACTTTCCAGGCTTCAAACCCGTTGGTATAAAGCCCAACTATCCAACCCAACCAAACAACCTTCTCGTTTCCTTCACTCTGGCCCCAGAAGCCCATCAGCGCGGCagcctccccaccgccgccaGCCTCCTCCGCTGCAGCAATGGGCCCGGATCCGGGCCATGGCTGGAGGTGCGACCGCCTAGGGCCAGGTCGCGAGGTGATCAAATCAAATACGTGCAGGTCCTTGCGTAAAAATTCAAGGCCCACCGGCCACTGGCCCAGGCCCACCGGCCACTGGCCCAGGCGATTGCAGCCGTTCACATGAGTGCGGCATGAGTGTAAACTGGGATGGTAAACCGAAACCCGATAGATTTTACGGGTATGGAATTTGGGTCAACCTTTTTATCCGTGAATTTATTAATGTACATGAAGTTCTGGCTGTTGTTGGGTTTATGGGCACGAATTTGTTACTAAATCCGAATCCATAAACCTATGAGTTTTTAAACCTGTCCAATCTAGTGTTATTGTCATTttattttatatatttataaTAAATTTAATATCCTTTCTCCATCACTTCTTATTTTGGTAAACCCTGAATATTTTGGTGGCTGGTAGAGATGGTGTTGCTATTGTAATGTTTGTGTATGTATATGCTGAATTTTTGACATTGTATGGTGTCATGATCACTTGAATATAGGACTTGTTATTTATACTTTTATTCCCTCTAGTAATATTAAGTGAACATGAACTTCTTGCCTATCATATATTATGTGCACTATAAATTTGATGTTTATTAATATTAAACCCCGTGGATAACCGTTAACCCGACGGGTATGAGTTTGGGCAAAATTTGAAACCCGCTATGGGTGTGGGTTTTTAATGGGTTTTGAAATTTTTCATGGATTTGGATTTGGGACGGCAAAATCCAGTGGGCGCTTCCGCTTCCGCATACGACACCTCGAGTGGGGATGGCGAAGGGTACCCGAAATCCGATACTCAATGGATTTTTATTCTATTAGGGATACGAGCGTTGGTCAATTTTTGTATTTTTGTACCTGTGGGTTTATTAATAGACACAAGTTCTACCCGTCGGATTTATGAGTACATAGTATAAATTTGTTCCTATAATATTCGAACCTATCTCCTCTACAAAGGAATTAGTATTCCTAAGTCTACCATCCCTTAGGGAGGCCCATGGTCCATGCTTGTGCCCGACAACCATAGGGAGGCCATGGTCCATGCTACTACGAAATCATTGTAGATAAAGCCATGACGAGGAGGTTGTGTTGCTGCCAAGGAGAAGATGGGTTGATTGGGCCGTTGCACGGGCCTACCGTGGGCTGAGCATGGGAGGCCTCAGTACCAATCCTATACATCCTCCGGAAGGTGGGAAGCCCACCCACCTTCCAATATTTGAAATTTGTGTAGTCCACGGGGCCTGCAcaatctcctcctcctctcagcGTGCCACCGGCTGCTTTGGTCACTAGGTTAGAGTTTCAGGTTAGGGGTGCACAGGGGCAGGCAGGAGGTGGGGGAAGCTGCCGGCGGCAAGGTCGCCACCGGCCAGGGTGGTGGTCGAAGCCGGCGGCTAGGTTAGGGTTCCGAAGTTGCCGAGGCACGGGAGCTCCAACGGTCGGCGGCGTTAGAAGATAAGGTGGGGGGAGGGATCGACAGGCGGTGGGCTGTGTGTGGGCGGGCGACAAGGCGGCTGAGCGTCGCCGGGcggggtggtggttgctggtGGCCGGACCAGGTCCTGGGTAGGGGCGTGATGTCGGAGAGCTTAGGGAGGGTGGGGATGTGCCAGCATCAAGTGGACGGAGGGCGCGATCGAGAtgagcagagcggcggcggtggttggGGCGAACGGCGAAGGGaaggagaaggaaggagggagggcgAGCCTCGCCGGCGCCAGGGACGGTGCCAGCAAGGCAGAGGGTGGTGGCGCGTGATGGGTGGGCGGGCGCCGCCGGCCTAGGAGGAGGACGGAGGTGGTGGGCCTGTTGGGCCTTACCCCGGCCTCAGGCGGGGAGTATGCAAGCAACGGGTCCCCCCACACGGCCTCCATGCCGCACGAGTGGCGACTGGCGGCGAGGCGTGTGTGTCTGGCTCTGCACGGGAACCACGCTCCACTTGTCAGGGCCACTGGGCCACGTGCGGCGGCACGCACGCCAGGCGCAGCCACCTGCCGGCGCGCTGTTATATAGCTGGACAAGAGGCGGCGTGTACGCTGGCGAGGGCCGAGGTGCAGATAGAGATCGAGGAGGCCatggacgacggcggcgcggggaagacgacgacgacgaagaCGGTGTGCGTGACGGGCGCCGGGGGCTTCATCGCCTCCTGGCTCGTGCAGCTCCTGCTCTCCAGGGGCGGTTACGTCGTGCATGGCACTGTTCGCGACCCGAGTAAGCTTCTGATCTGATCTGTGATCTGGTCCCCTCTCGATCGATTCAGGGCGGCGCGTGTTCTGCCCATCGGTCGATCCGCTGCAGTAAATCGGGCCAAACAATTTGCGATGTCTGCCGCAGGTGATCCCAAGAACGGCCACCTGATGGCGCTGGacggcgccggggagcggctgCGGCTGTTCAAGGCCGATCTGCTGGATTACGACAGCGTGGCGGCCGCAGTCGCGGGCTGCGAGGGCGTCTTCCACGTCGCCAGCCCCGTCCCGGCCGTCAACCCGACGAACCCCGATGTACGCAAGAGCTAGCTAGCAGTTCAAATGCAAGCAAAAATCACAGATTCGTCGGCCTCTGATCCGTGCGTGCCATGCGTGCAGGCGGAGATCCTGGCGCCGGCGGTGACCGGCACGCGGAACGTGCTCAAGGCCAGCCACGCGGCCGACGCCCGCCGCGTCGTGGTGATGTCGTCGGTCGGCGCGGTGATCATGAACCCTAAGATCCCCGATTGCGCCGTCGTCGACGAGGACAGCTGGTCCGACGAGGACTACTGCAGAGCCACCGAGgtgcggcggtggtcagagccTTAATTGGCATTCGATCCAAAAATATTTCTGCAACCGTAAAAATCGCTGCTTTCCTCGGCACACGTTCAGCAACCGCACGAACATCAATGTTGACTCGCTTCTGACTTTGGGGGCTCGTCGCCGCTTCTGTCAGAATTGGTACTGCCTCTCCAAGACGCAGGCCGAGCGCGAGGCGCTGGCGTACGGCGAGAAGGCCGGGACGACGACGATGGACGTGGTCACCGTCTGCCCGCCGTGGGTCCTGGGGCCGCTGCTGCAGCCCACGGTGAACACCACCAGCATGCGCCTCGTCGCTTACCTGACAGGTAGCTCGATCTCTACTAGCTTACTAGCAGCTGATGAACATCTAGATAGTCAGGCAGGCGGAGGCAATAGCATGATCAGAGCTGATGAGTATGCAGGCGAAAACACCGACGAGAAGATGAGGAACATGGTGGACGTGCGCGACGTCGTGGCGGCCCTCGTCCTGGCGCTCGAGACCCCGGAGGCGTCCGGCCGGCGGCTCATCTGCAGCGCGCACGCGATGAAGGTGTCTGAAACGGTCGGCCTCGTCCGGAGCCTGCACCCGGACCTGAAGCTGGACTACCCCAGGAAGTGAGAACCTGATCGATGCGCCCATGAATTAGTACCATCAAGGCAGCATGTATTGCAGTTTGCATGTACTCACTATTTAACGATGATGGATGGCTTTGCAGGTTTGTTCAGGTGGAAGACGAGAAGAGGGTCAGCTCCAAGAGGCTGCAGGCGCTGGGGTGGAAGTTcagggcggcggaggagacTCTCAGGGAAACCATCGACTCGTACAAGGCTGCTGGAATCCTGAACTGACGGCTGATGAGTGATGACTAGGAGACGTGCAGATTGGACTTGAGTGTAGCAAACAAAATGAAGGGGAAAGTGGTGATGATGGCATAATACAGCCACCAGAATGGAAACGCCTTTTCTTAGAATAaaaatactccctccgtttcaaattgTAGATTGTTTTGGCAGATCTAGATATATATCTTTTGCTATGAACTAGATATACGATATGTGTAGATACATATCACAAACTATTTATCTAGATTTATTAAAATGATCTACAATTTGAAACGGATGGAGTAGCCCACTTATGCCACCAGCATCTGTCACTTATTCACTGATAAAATTACAGATCAAATAACGGGGACAAttaaacaaaagaaaaagggaTAGGTGTCTCAAGAATACGGACTtcagggggagagagagagaagcccGTTTCGGACCAGTTGCGTAAAAAAAGTGCCCAAATACTGCATCTTTGGTGCTCTTCTCCAAAATCTTGCATGCATAAATCAGCATTACGCCATGATCCCCAGCAGGGAAACAACAATGTGTCAATGTCACCGTACCGGTGGGTCCCGCTCCGGCAGCTTCAGTTCGATGCAGGTGCACCACGGAGGCATCGTGCGagtttttataaaaaaaaagataaaaaattaaatttgaaaaggGTACCGCTTTGAaaattttcgaaaaatgggtgcctccacctgttgatcgggcgggagccGATCTCCtacccatccaacgggcgggaggtccgaaAATTTTtcccaggcccctcccgagggtctcttcgcgaataagaaactttttcttattcgcgaagagacccctGAAGCATCCCCAACAGGCGGGGAGTTCCCATTTTCTCAGTTTCTTATTTTCTGTTCGAATTCTTATTTTACATACTATTTTAAATTCatactttttcaaatacaagatttattcaccgtactcttttgtatacatattaaattttaattcaattttacgaagaagatttctatatctaaaactcgtatgaagatggttaaacgataatgttttgcaacgtagaatacAAATATTACGATAATACGATACATCaacccattaaaaataaaatagtattatacaaaaacagtttaaatatatagagtccaccgaatcaggagtatctaccccACCTGTtccggacctcgcgctctcttcatcctcccccctagtcctaggccgtcggcgtatgtggtcctccgagtacgtgaatgcatctggagcacggtgaggacgaggcggaggaggtgctggcgtgaacgggtcatcctgggactgtgcactTGGAGCATCATACGTTTGggagggaccaatgatgtcaggcctagcgccgccgcccaccaactcTGACCAAGTGacggagccgccctcccagtcgtcccagtccggcatACCGAATAGACGACCGTGTGCAGAAGCTCCcatcgaccatgcatgctgagtatagccctgagagtacggagcagctggcgtcgaactcgacgggagagacgttcctggagcatagtcgccaaacgtctgaggctccattcttgcagaaggaggtcccattgccgtcgagtgcatgactataaaaacaaacgaaattaatcgtgtaaatcaaagttgatcgaaatggcaattataaaggacttacagctgcAACTGGCGGCAGTACcactggacgctgcgtgcggtgcagCAGAGATCAAcaggccagctgtgtacacgtgggcggacgcataagatgaactggaggcccccacgtcgtctctgccgtgacacgtcagtgcacgtaacgctcgcgtcaagttgtcttgaatcttacgaaagctgtctttgtactgtgcctccggtacacgtactccacgttcaagcaacgtgatatgagatgtagcttcgacctccgcgcagttgatcagatcgatctgcatacgtaatgggaagcagagtaatattgttatcgatcttttataaaaaaagatttaataattgaagttgcgaaagacgtaccacgccacgctgcgcctgatcacggtacaagggatatgtgtccgagatggtcggctggtgctg
The genomic region above belongs to Panicum hallii strain FIL2 chromosome 4, PHallii_v3.1, whole genome shotgun sequence and contains:
- the LOC112890251 gene encoding cinnamoyl-CoA reductase 1-like: MDDGGAGKTTTTKTVCVTGAGGFIASWLVQLLLSRGGYVVHGTVRDPSDPKNGHLMALDGAGERLRLFKADLLDYDSVAAAVAGCEGVFHVASPVPAVNPTNPDAEILAPAVTGTRNVLKASHAADARRVVVMSSVGAVIMNPKIPDCAVVDEDSWSDEDYCRATENWYCLSKTQAEREALAYGEKAGTTTMDVVTVCPPWVLGPLLQPTVNTTSMRLVAYLTGENTDEKMRNMVDVRDVVAALVLALETPEASGRRLICSAHAMKVSETVGLVRSLHPDLKLDYPRKFVQVEDEKRVSSKRLQALGWKFRAAEETLRETIDSYKAAGILN
- the LOC112889524 gene encoding cinnamoyl-CoA reductase 2-like, with translation MEEGAAGRTRTAAVCVTGAGGFVGSWLVQRLLAGGRYMVHGTVRDPGGAKNAHLAALGGAAERLRLFRADVLDYGAVAAAVAGCDGVFHVASPVPSHAIADPEVELLAPAVTGTANVLKACSEAKVRRVVVVSSLSAVMVNPAWPQSQVMDEACWSDVEFCRSTQNWYCLSKTLSELEAFDHAERSGLDVVSLCPSLVIGPLLQPTLNASSSVIVDCLKGDREVKLKLRNFVDVRDVADALLLVYETPEASGRYICDAYASQMSDVVEMLKSWYPTYKNATKFVRVSDEPLFSSKKLEALGWKFRPFEETLRDSVESFRAAGVLD